A genomic window from Camelina sativa cultivar DH55 chromosome 2, Cs, whole genome shotgun sequence includes:
- the LOC104739585 gene encoding uncharacterized protein LOC104739585, whose protein sequence is MASTKINPLTTIYKSPRRYNNHKSQNQIKLVISNSLNPKPNTTTQLPNNLYSVSFKTVGTGKLGISRYPDFEYSPQGGSGTGTAQKIDENRASNFGLLSVCFNVATLYIPPLTSQTTKFLGFPLPPFLKIDISPEVFQGTIEPESGKVELEFTAKFFFTAGGGIYRAPALVVKTVLTTEESRGERKSGRGERMDKEGKCRLVGVAKVETVDDWFMNTFLSLPEECLADLQAVISVSDS, encoded by the exons ATGGCTTCAACGAAAATAAACCCATTAACAACAATCTACAAATCCCCAAGAAGATACAATAACCACAAatcccaaaaccaaatcaaacttGTGATTTCAAATTCactaaacccaaaacccaacACAACAACACAGCTCCCCAATAATCTCTACAGTGTCAGCTTCAAAACCGTTGGAACAGGTAAGCTTGGCATCTCCAGATATCCCGATTTCGAATACTCTCCTCAAGGTGGCTCCGGCACCGGAACCGCTCAAAAGATCGACGAAAACAGAGCATCAAACTTTGGATTGTTGTCTGTTTGTTTCAATGTGGCTACTCTCTATATCCCTCCTCTCACTAGCCAAACCACGAAATTTCTCGGCTTTCCATTGCCTCCGTTTCTAAAAATCGATATCTCACCGGAGGTTTTCCAAGGAACTATCGAACCTGAATCCGGAAAG GTGGAACTGGAGTTTACGGCGAAGTTCTTTTTCACGGCGGGAGGAGGGATATACAGAGCACCAGCGTTGGTGGTGAAAACGGTGTTGACGACGGAAGAGTCAAGAGGAGAGAGGAAGAGTGGGAGAGGGGAGAGAATGGATAAAGAAGGGAAGTGTAGACTCGTAGGCGTGGCTAAAGTTGAGACCGTCGACGATTGGTTTATGAACACGTTCCTATCTCTTCCGGAGGAGTGTCTCGCCGATCTACAAGCTGTTATTTCAGTCTCTGATTCTTga